CAACAATATCTTCGGCGTGGACATTGACACCCAGGCAGTAGAGGTTACAAAGCTTTCCCTTCTACTGAAAGTACTGGAAGGCGAGACCGAACAATCCATATCACAACAGATGGCGCTCTTCCATGAGCGGGCGCTCCCGGACCTCAGCGACAACATAAAATGCGGCAACTCGTTGATAGGGCCTGATTTTTACGACGGCAGGCAAATGGGTCTATTTGATGATACGGAACGCTACCGGATCAATGTCTTTGATTGGAAAAAGGAATTTCCCGAGATCATGGAGGCAGGAGGTTTCGATGCGGTGATAGGCAATCCGCCGTATGTACGACAGGAGGGGTTGGGCGAATTGAAGCAGTACTTCCAGAAGCATTATAAAGTTTATGATGCTTCTGCAGACTTGTATGTCTATTTTATTGAGAAAGGCATATCGCTCCTCAAAGACCAGGGCATGTTCTCTTACATAGTTGCCAATAAATGGATGCGTGCAAACTACGGCGCAACACTAAGAAAGTGGCTTAAAGCACAGTATATGGAGGAAATCATCGATTTCGGCGATCTTCCGGTTTTTCAGAAGGCGACCACCTACCCCTGTATCATCCGTGTATCAAAAAATAAGCCAAAAAAGGAATGTAACATTGTCGCTGTGAAAACGCTGGAGTTCATCAGTCTCGATGACTATGCAAAAACGGAAGGTTACCCCATCGACCGCACAAAGCTGAACGACAACGGCTGGTCTCTTTCCGATGACCGCACCGAAGAACTGCTCACGAAGATCAAGCAGCAAGGTGTACCGCTTGGCGAATATGTGAAAGGGGGAATCTTCCGGGGAGTGCTAACCGGCCTGAACGAAGCATTTGTGATAGACACCGAAACGCGGGCGCGACTCATCGCAGAAGACCCGAAGAGCGCAGAGATTATAAAGCCCTTTCTCATGGGCCGCGATATCAAACGGTATCAGTCACCTGCAAGCGATAGATTTCTGATCTTTACAAGGAGAGGTATTAATATCAAAAATTATCCTGCTATCGACAAACACTTGGGCCAGCTTAAAGACAAACTCATGCCAAAGCCAAAAAACTTTACCGGTAGTAACTGGAAAGGCCGTAAACCAGGTTCTTACCAGTGGTATGAAATACAGGATGCAATCGATTATTACATGGAGTTTGAAAAACCTAAAATTATTTATGCTGAAATAGCAACAAGAGGCCAATTCACGCTCGACACTACAGGCAACTACTCAGAAACAACAACCTATATTCTCGGAACTGAGGACAAATACCTTTTAGGCATACTTAATTCAACGCTCTGGACGTTTTTATTTTCTAAGATAAGTTCTGAAATCAGGGGAGGTTTTTACCGGTGGAAACGTCAGTACATGGCGCCTTTGCCCATCCGCTCAATCGACTTTTCCAACCCCTCCGATTCTGCCCTCCATTCCCGCATGGTCGCCCTCGTCGAGCAGATGCTTACCCTCCACAAACAACTTGCCGATGCAAAAACGCCCCATGATAAAACCGCCACCCAGCGCCAGATTGACGCCGCCGACCGGCAGATAGACAGGCTTGTGTATGAGTTATACGCACTGACTGAAGAAGAAATAAAAATAGTGGAAGAGTAGTGAGATGGTTCTTCCGACTTAGCTGTAGGTAACCGAAAACCGACGTTCCACCTACAAACAAATAGAATACAGCGATTGGAATAATAATAATTACGGATTAAAAGAGAGGATAATTCCTTTTTCTATCCAAAGCTTAACACATAAATTGAGCAGATTTTTTGGAGTGACAGATCATGAAACACTATTATCTTATTCACTTCGTTCATCGCGATCGTCAACAACAAGCCTAACCTTTTGCCTATCTTGCCACAGGGCATCAAAAAACAAGACACGGCACCAATGTTTTTTACCGTATCGACATACCTCCCTGCCCGGCAGCAGCGCTCTGCATAATCTCCTCCACTTTATTCTTGTCAAGCCTGCCGGTATTGGTTGATATTGCACTTCCGCCCTTAAACACCATCAGGGTCGGAACCCCCTTGACTGCCAATTGTCTGGCAAGGTTTTTGTTCTCGTCTACATTGACGTTGACAAACTTCACCTTGCCGGCGTACTTAATGCTTTCCGCCTCGACGATGGGAATGGATTCGCTGCAGGGCTGGCACCCGCTGTTCCAAAACATCACCACCACCGGCAGACTCTCCTTGAGCACTTCAGCCTCGAACTCATCCTCTTCGATCTCTACTATTTGTGAGCGGAACATATCTTTTTTACAGGGCACCATACGCTGCGGATTTACTCCCGGCGATTTCACAAAAAGCATAACCATATCCCCGCCTGTCCGATCTTTGGAAACCCGTCCATAGAGTCTCGCCGTAGTGCTCCTCTGCATGGCAGTCTGGGTGCTGGTCTCGATAGTCCTGAAAAAGTCAACAAGCTTCATCCCTACAACTGATTGTTTATCAACGCCGACTATCTTGTCTCCCCGCTCCAGGCTGCTTTTGGCGACCCTCGTTCCGGGATAAACCTCAAGCACCGCGATGCCGTCTGCCATCGAGACAAATTTGACGCCCGGCAGGCCGACCTTACGCTTGATTGCCATCAACTCGTTCATCCGGGTTATCTCCCCCTCGACCTTGACCTGGTCGGTCTCACCCGGCGCCAGGGCCAGGTACGCACGGTACTCCTTGATGGCCTTGGCCGGCTTGTCCGTTTCCGCGGCCAGTTGTGCTAAATTGTAGTGGATATCGGGCCATTTAGGGGCCAGGGCGGCGGCGGCCTCAAATTCGGTCATGGCAGCAAGGAAATCGGCAGGTTTTTCAGCCTTTTCGATCAAGGCGATTCCGGACTTGAATCGCTCTTTTGCTGCTTCTGGGACTTCCTGCTGGCTCCAGACAGGCAAAGCGACAGACAGGCATAAAATTGATATCAAGATACATTGTCTAGTGATGGTTTTCATGGCGTTAATCCTTTCGTAATCTGTTATTGTTTGGCGGCATTGGCCATCTTGCCCACCTCGTTCAGGGCGTTGAGTTCCAACTGCAGCCTATTGACTCCGGCATCGGCCTCGTTTTTCAGGTTGGTTGCTTCTTCCAGTTCCTTCATGGCTGCGGCCACCAGATCGTCGGGAGCCTGGCTGTTTTTCAGCTCCTCTACTTTTTGCTGTTTTTCAGCAACCTTGTCGACAGCTCCCCGCTGCTTTTCCTTGGCCTGCTCAATCATGGGGATGCGCAGACTTACCTCCTCGATGATGCTTTCGTAAAGCTCGCTGCGGAAGTTATCGGCAGGCGACGGCTCGGACGGTTGGGGAAGCGCTTTGGCACATTCGGCCATGGAGACGGCATCCGGCTTTTCGGCAAAACGGCTGTAATTCCTAGCGTTATTTTCGTCTCCCTCCAGAGAGGCCTTGGCGGCCTTCATTCCCCAGTAGGCATTGCAGCTCAACTGCTGCATGGCAGTTGACTGGCGGCCCGTAGCCGCTGTGTCCACCCCCTTCATCCCTGCAAGAAGTCTGGCTTTGCTCTCACTCACCTTTTTCTTCTCCATCTCCAGGTATTGTGCCTCCATTTCGCCAATCTGCTTCTGCACCTTGACCTGCCATTCGACCTTGACCCGCTCCCATTCTGCTTGCTGCGCAGCGATCTGCTGAGGGGTAGGGCCTGTTTGCTCCTGTTGCGCTGGGGCATTTACCGAATTCATAAAAGCGCTCGCGAAATTGTTCATGGCGCCCTGGAGGATCTGCATCCCCATCGTATTCTTGCTGTAACCCCCTTTTTTCGATGACTTCCCGTATGAGGTCTTGCTGGAAGGCCCATTACAGATTATTCGCCCGCCTTTACAATAACATGGAATCCCCTGCTGACGATAAAGCTGTGTCGTCCCATCGCAATCCATCGTTGCCGTTAGGGCAAATGCGGGTCGCATTTCAAATGTTGTCAAAAGCAGAAAAACAACAGCGGGGATCAGTATTGAATACTTAAAAAGTCTTGAATTTAACATGGCTGCCTCTTTTATCGCATCGCATAAAACGTTTCCGTCACCTTTTCGAAAACAGGGAGAAACTCCTGGAACTTTTCAACAGGAGCAGAGTAGCACAGAGCGTAGAAGCCTGATTCTGCGGTGAGCACCGCAAAACGTTCCTTGACCGGCACAGGCCTTTCCATCATCTCCCGCCTTTCATAAACACTTGCCGCATCTCCGCTGGTGGGCTTATCGAAGAAACCACGGTCATTACGAATCGGCACAAATTCATTTCCGAGACGTTCAAATGCCATGGCCTTTCTGCCGGAGATCATAGTCGGCACTACCGGGCCATAGCTGCTGCCTTCGAGCGCTACTCCCAGAGCAGGCTGCGAAAACAATCTCATGTAGTGGTC
This is a stretch of genomic DNA from Pseudomonadota bacterium. It encodes these proteins:
- a CDS encoding N-6 DNA methylase, producing the protein MQLSDLIERYNRNAEAYRSTQYNETQLRREFLDPFFDALGWDVENKHGYTEAYKDVVHEDAIKIGGVTKAPDYSFRIGGTRKFFVEAKKPSIRIKDDPEPAFQLRRYAWSAKLPLSILTNFEEFAVYDCRIKPDKTDKASTGRILYFTCAEYEKHWVEIASIFSREAVLKGSFDKYAESTKTKKGTAEVDAAFLKEIESWREMLARTLALRNPDLSQRNLNFAVQTTIDRIIFLRICEDRGIEDYGRLLVLQNGTNVYERLCQLFRRADERYNSGLFHFREEKGRPEPPDDLTLNLLIDDKVIKEIIKNLYYPDSPYEFSVLSADILGQVYEQFLGKVIHLTAGHRAVIEDKPEVKKAGGVYYTPRYIVDYIVKNTVGKLLEGKTPKQAANIKVLDPACGSGSFLIGAYQYLLDWHRDWYSSHTPEKLARGKSPALYQASGGEWRLTTSERKRILLNNIFGVDIDTQAVEVTKLSLLLKVLEGETEQSISQQMALFHERALPDLSDNIKCGNSLIGPDFYDGRQMGLFDDTERYRINVFDWKKEFPEIMEAGGFDAVIGNPPYVRQEGLGELKQYFQKHYKVYDASADLYVYFIEKGISLLKDQGMFSYIVANKWMRANYGATLRKWLKAQYMEEIIDFGDLPVFQKATTYPCIIRVSKNKPKKECNIVAVKTLEFISLDDYAKTEGYPIDRTKLNDNGWSLSDDRTEELLTKIKQQGVPLGEYVKGGIFRGVLTGLNEAFVIDTETRARLIAEDPKSAEIIKPFLMGRDIKRYQSPASDRFLIFTRRGINIKNYPAIDKHLGQLKDKLMPKPKNFTGSNWKGRKPGSYQWYEIQDAIDYYMEFEKPKIIYAEIATRGQFTLDTTGNYSETTTYILGTEDKYLLGILNSTLWTFLFSKISSEIRGGFYRWKRQYMAPLPIRSIDFSNPSDSALHSRMVALVEQMLTLHKQLADAKTPHDKTATQRQIDAADRQIDRLVYELYALTEEEIKIVEE
- a CDS encoding thioredoxin domain-containing protein; this encodes MKTITRQCILISILCLSVALPVWSQQEVPEAAKERFKSGIALIEKAEKPADFLAAMTEFEAAAALAPKWPDIHYNLAQLAAETDKPAKAIKEYRAYLALAPGETDQVKVEGEITRMNELMAIKRKVGLPGVKFVSMADGIAVLEVYPGTRVAKSSLERGDKIVGVDKQSVVGMKLVDFFRTIETSTQTAMQRSTTARLYGRVSKDRTGGDMVMLFVKSPGVNPQRMVPCKKDMFRSQIVEIEEDEFEAEVLKESLPVVVMFWNSGCQPCSESIPIVEAESIKYAGKVKFVNVNVDENKNLARQLAVKGVPTLMVFKGGSAISTNTGRLDKNKVEEIMQSAAAGQGGMSIR